The proteins below come from a single Triticum aestivum cultivar Chinese Spring chromosome 5D, IWGSC CS RefSeq v2.1, whole genome shotgun sequence genomic window:
- the LOC123124277 gene encoding alpha-latrocrustotoxin-Lt1a encodes MTPQRARRGRRHGGNPRTQEDKDQLRVQKLITATLYATTTREKKSIREEAKTMGESEKYVNIFANNPIQGVGVLSYALLNKNNLLATCLLEYLHSDPSSRHHDVAGRTPLHFAARGGNIVLMDSLVNTHHVDVNATDNSGLTPLHLAVFYDNTDALLELMRLGATIEGNTCFGKAIHSAAFLGSLGAIKAIHQDFPNEVNIASAGNFTPLICSLFGTSVDCQNFLAGVSDVGTLPLFTKVALVKTNEAEAHALMKTLLNHGADVNILDQDFLEEPALVIAAKNKWNLVIDLLFDRTEQIAGIEDWTVANLLSHVQTEEFLHQDRLRKANKVQQLRPRIIVELEARNVVVATYLCKALKSDVDEWQWSNISSLCDLCVHFGIMSSEYEITVECISTYISAYFSKQQYDKALLAIKACLALEPDNQEFIGLHTVVKRLSEENTASTSGPSQ; translated from the exons ATGACTCCTCAAAGGGCGAGGAGGGGTCGCAGGCATGGGGGTAATCCCAGGACTCAGGAAGATAAGGATCAGCTTA GGGTCCAAAAACTCATAACCGCTACACTCTATGCCACTACTACGAGGGAGAAAAAGAGTATTAGAG AGGAGGCCAAGACTATGGGAGAGAGTGAGAAATACGTAAACATTTTTGCAAACAATCCGATTCAAGGTGTGGGTGTGCTCAGCTATGCTTTACTGAATAAAAACAACTTGCTTGCCACTTGTTTACTGGAATATCTTCATTCCGACCCAAGCTCTAGGCATCATGACGTGGCTG GACGAACTCCCCTGCATTTTGCTGCCCGAGGTGGAAACATTGTTCTGATGGACAGTCTGGTGAACACTCATCACgttgatgtgaatgcaacagataATTCAGGGTTAACTCCATTGCATTTGGCAGTTTTCTATG ATAATACTGATGCTCTACTTGAACTGATGAGGCTGGGAGCAACCATTGAGGGGAATACTTGTTTTGGGAAGGCTATCCACAGCGCTGCCTTTTTAGGAAGTCTTGGGGCTATTAAAGCTATTCACCAGGATTTCCCCAATGAG GTAAACATTGCTAGTGCTGGAAATTTCACGCCACTTATTTGTTCCCTGTTCGGCACTTCAGTTGACTGTCAGAACTTTCTTGCAGGG GTATCTGATGTGGGTACTCTTCCCTTGTTCACCAAAGTGGCATTGGTTAAAACCAATGAGGCTGAAGCTCATGCTCTTATGAAAACGCTTTTAAACCATGGAGCAGATGTGAACATATTGGACCAG GATTTTCTTGAAGAACCAGCATTGGTCATCGCCGCCAAAAACAAATGGAATCTGGTCATCGACCTTTTATTTGATAGAACAGAACAGATAGCTGGCATAGAGGACTGGACCGTTGCAAATTTACTCAGCCATGTCCAGACAGAAGAGTTCTTGCATCAG GACCGTTTGAGGAAAGCAAATAAAGTCCAGCAGCTGCGCCCCAGAATAATTGTTGAACTGGAAGCTAGAAATGTTGTTGTCGCGACCTATCTTTGCAAG GCTTTAAAATCTGATGTGGATGAATGGCAGTGGAGCAACATCAGCAGTCTATGCGACCTCTGTGTACACTTTGGAATAATGTCATCTGAATATGAAATAACAGTGGAATGTATTTCTACGTACATAAGTGCTTATTTCTCAAAACAG CAATATGATAAGGCTCTTTTAGCTATAAAGGCTTGTCTTGCCCTGGAACCGGACAACCAGGAATTCATCGGACTCCACAC AGTGGTGAAAAGGTTATCTGAAGAGAATACAGCGAGTACAAGTGGGCCTTCGCAGTAA
- the LOC123119374 gene encoding U3 snoRNP-associated protein-like YAOH → MAPRGNRSSKKPPPPRGKGKGKRPSSAAAGDDPFFESEPKRRRARADEDIESGDSDDDALALGGAVVGEDEEEEKEDLETAGEKRLRMTKEYLERITDAVKRNKEEEEEEDDEDDDEDDGLPGGRRVAKLLRKKQLVESGRQRLSLAARVLPPGQQDGFKFIAKHRQPVTAVALSKDSDKGFSASKDGVILHWDVETGKSEKYLWPTEKVLVSHHAKAPLSKKRSQQVLALAVSSDGRYLATGGFDRHIHLWDVRTREHIQAFSGHRGPVSCLAFGLDSSELFSGSYDRSIMQWNAEDRTYMHCLYGHQGEILTTDALSKDRLLTVARDRTMHLWKIPEESQLVFRAPAVSLECCCFIDDKEYLSGSDDGSLELWSVMRKKPTHIIKNAHPALAPSSLDSADEKLPKENGICKPQSLSSAHSWISAVAARKGSDLAASGAANGVVRLWTIQPDSKGMQPLFDLPLDGFVNSLAIAKLGRFIVAGVGREPRLGKWGHVATAKNGVAIHRLSLQDDSEDL, encoded by the exons ATGGCGCCGCGCGGCAACCGCAGCAGcaagaagccgccgccgccgcggggcaagggcaagggcaagcgcccctcgtccgccgccgccggagacgacCCCTTCTTCGAGTCGGAGCCCaagcgccgccgcgcccgcgcggACGAGGACATCGAGAgcggggacagcgacgacgacgccctcgcgctgggcggcgccgtcgtgggcgaggatgaggaggaggagaaggaggacctGGAAACGGCCGGGGAGAAGAGGTTGCGGATGACCAAGGAGTACCTGGAGAGGATCACCGACGCGGTGAAGAGGaacaaggaggaagaggaggaggaggacgacgaagatgacgacgaggatgatggtCTGCCCGGGGGGAGGCGGGTCGCCAAGCTCCTCCGGAAGAAGCAGCTCGTGGAGAGCGGCAGGCAGCGCCTGAGCCTTGCCGCAAG GGTGTTACCGCCGGGACAGCAGGATGGATTCAAATTTATAGCCAAGCACCGGCAGCCAGTGACTGCCGTTGCTCTGTCTAAGGACAGTGACAAGGGCTTTTCGGCGTCCAAAGATGGAGTTATCCTCCATTGGGATGTCGAGACCGGGAAAAGCGAGAAGTATTTGTGGCCAACTGAAAAGGTGTTGGTTTCGCACCATGCTAAAGCTCCTCTGTCTAAAAAGAGAAGCCAGCAGGTGCTTGCACTGGCTGTTAGTTCCGATGGGCGATACTTGGCCACTGGTGGCTTCGATAGGCATATCCATTTGTGGGATGTTCGAACACGGGAGCACATACAG GCATTCAGTGGACATAGAGGGCCAGTATCCTGTCTTGCTTTTGGCCTGGACTCTTCGGAGCTATTCTCTGGTTCTTATGATCGTTCAATAATGCAGTGGAATGCTGAAGATAGAACATACATGCACTGCCTATATGGTCATCAAGGTGAAATATTGACAACTGATGCACTCAGCAAAGATAGACTTCTGACTGTAGCACGGGATAGAAcaatgcatctttggaag ATACCGGAGGAGTCACAGTTAGTCTTTCGCGCGCCTGCTGTGTCTTTGGAGTGCTGCTGTTTTATCGATGACAAGGAATATTTGTCTGGATCAGATGACGGAAGCCTCGAGCTTTGGAGTGTTATGAGAAAGAAGCCTACTCACATAATAAAAAATGCCCATCCAGCATTAGCTCCTAGTTCACTTGACAGTGCTGATGAAAAGTTGCCCAAAG AAAATGGAATTTGTAAGCCTCAAAGCCTTTCATCAGCTCATTCATGGATTAGTGCTGTTGCTGCAAGAAAAGGTTCTGATCTGGCTGCGTCTGGAGCAGCAAATGGTGTTGTTCGCCTTTGGACAATTCAACCTGATTCAAAAGGGATGCAGCCATTGTTCGACTTGCCACTG GATGGCTTTGTCAATTCTCTTGCAATAGCAAAATTGGGACGCTTCATTGTTGCTGGTGTTGGCCGA gAACCTCGTCTTGGGAAATGGGGCCATGTCGCAACAGCAAAGAATGGGGTTGCAATTCACCGGCTTAGTCTACAAGATGACTCTGAAGATTTGTAA